The stretch of DNA AGACCGTGTCGCCGACGGCCGTGCGGCGCACCGCGTCGGTCAGCTCGGCGGTGGAGGCCGACTTCAGGAGATAGCCGGTGGCGCCGGACTTGACCGCCTCCAGGACATCCGCGTGCTCGCCGCTCGCCGAGAGGACGAGGACGCGCAGGGCGGGGTTGGCGCCGACGAGTTCCTTGCAGACCTGGACGCCCGGCTTCAGGGGCAGGTTCAGGTCGAGTACGAGGACGTCGGGTGCGGCGGCCTGTGCGCGGCGCACGGCCTGGTCGCCGTCGCCCGCCGTGGCGACCACGTCGAACCCTGCCTCGGCGAGGTCGCGGGCGACCGCGTCCCGCCACATCGGGTGGTCGTCGACGACCATGACCTTGACCGGGTCCGTGCCGCCGTCGGCACCCCGCAGTCGCTGCTCGTTCATCGTTCCTTTCCTGCCTTCCCCCGTGGGACTCTCAGTTCTACTTCCGTGCCCTGGCCCGGCACCGAGATCAGCTCCGCCGTGCCGCCGATGTCCCGCAGCCGGCCCCTGATCGACAGGGCGACACCGAGCCGCCCCTCGCCCTCGGCCTCGGCGAGACGGCCCTCGGGGATGCCGGGGCCGTCGTCCCGCACCGTCACGATCACGGCGTCCGGCTCGTCCTCGACCAGGATCCAGGCCGCGGCGTCCGGGCCCGCGTGCCGGTGGACGTTGTCCAGGGCGGCGCCGACCGCGGCGGCCAGTTCCCGCGCGGCCTTCGACTCGAGGGTGACCGGAGCGCCCGGCTCCGAGACGGTCACCCGGGCGCCCGCGTACGGGAAGAGCAGGGACCTCAGGTCACAGATGTCTCCGTCGTCGGCGTCGCCGTCCGGCTCCTCCACCGCGCGGACGACGGCCCCCATCGAGGCGTCCTCCGACTCGTGCGACGTCCTGACCAGGCCGCCCGCCACCAGCGTGCGCAGTGCGACCTCCTGCTCGCCCGCCATCCTGCCGAGCTCCGCCGCCTCGCCGCCGATCGCGCTGCCGCGCCGCTGCACCATCGCGAGG from Streptomyces sp. BA2 encodes:
- a CDS encoding response regulator, whose product is MNEQRLRGADGGTDPVKVMVVDDHPMWRDAVARDLAEAGFDVVATAGDGDQAVRRAQAAAPDVLVLDLNLPLKPGVQVCKELVGANPALRVLVLSASGEHADVLEAVKSGATGYLLKSASTAELTDAVRRTAVGDTVFTPGLAGLVLGEYRRLASDPAPGAPDEPKAPQLTDRETEVLRLVAKGLSYKQIAERLVISHRTVQNHVQNTLGKLQLHNRVELVRYAIERGLDDA